The following are encoded in a window of bacterium genomic DNA:
- a CDS encoding class I SAM-dependent methyltransferase, with product MCSKDIENVRHFWEENPLFQGEGKNEIGSKEWFIEWEDVYINDCYAGHEPESIYTKGLQKESKILDVGCGPGFWVRYFLKKGFVNVSACDLTSKAVELTLKSLELFNITCKPNIKVGNAEQLSYPDESFDHINCQGVIHYVPDTKKAIVEFHRVLKPHGTACFSVYHKFFLLRHPFLLKIILLILRRIINLRGRGRETMLNTVEPDEIVRRYDGENNPIGQSFTIKEMKTMVDGLFEITEIQHFYFPARAFPFKIPKIVHRWLHKHYGLLIVIHANKC from the coding sequence TCAAAAGATATTGAAAACGTCCGTCATTTCTGGGAAGAGAATCCTCTTTTCCAAGGGGAAGGTAAAAATGAAATTGGTAGCAAGGAATGGTTTATTGAATGGGAAGATGTTTATATAAATGATTGTTATGCAGGCCATGAACCTGAATCTATCTATACCAAAGGCTTACAAAAAGAAAGCAAGATTCTGGATGTTGGCTGTGGACCCGGTTTCTGGGTCAGGTATTTTTTAAAGAAAGGTTTTGTAAATGTGTCGGCTTGTGATTTGACATCCAAGGCAGTGGAATTGACTCTTAAGAGTCTGGAATTATTTAATATCACGTGTAAACCGAATATAAAAGTGGGTAATGCCGAACAACTCTCATATCCGGACGAGTCTTTCGACCACATCAACTGCCAGGGAGTTATACATTACGTCCCCGATACTAAAAAAGCCATTGTCGAGTTTCACAGGGTATTAAAGCCTCACGGTACTGCTTGCTTCTCCGTTTATCATAAATTCTTTCTGTTACGCCATCCTTTCCTGCTTAAAATAATTTTATTGATTTTAAGAAGAATTATCAATCTCCGTGGAAGAGGGCGTGAAACTATGTTGAACACAGTAGAACCTGATGAAATTGTCAGGCGCTATGACGGAGAAAACAATCCAATCGGACAATCATTTACCATAAAGGAAATGAAAACGATGGTAGATGGGCTTTTTGAAATAACGGAAATCCAACACTTCTATTTTCCAGCCAGAGCTTTCCCTTTTAAAATTCCCAAAATTGTGCACCGCTGGCTCCATAAACATTATGGATTATTAATTGTCATTCATGCAAATAAATGTTAA
- the asnB gene encoding asparagine synthase (glutamine-hydrolyzing) produces MCGICGYAGICQDEKKIEEMAGYLDHRGPDDEGYYQDKLISFAHKRLSIIDLAGGHQPMFSRDKRYVIIYNGEIYNYRELRQRLEKKGHVFVTQSDTEVLLVWVIENGVEGLTELNGMFAFALWDSREKTLLLARDRLGIKPLYYYTKDGVLIFASEIKAILPAVSQREANMRAVYEFLTFQNILGEQTFFKNIWKLLPGTWLSWNPHGIKTGIYWDVSFTRDNARSFEECLEEYGETLRQSVKRHMIADVPVGAYLSGGFDSSAVATLASRYLDRPLHTFTGAFNDSSYYDERVGSRAVAKSISAVPHEVEIKAEDYLANIGKVIYHLDEPTLGTGAFPQYMVSKLVSQSVKVVLTGHGGDELFAGYQVNKVALIKETFKKNPLKLLRVLSGIRKDEWTRVLYFLFFPLLYSEIGHGLFIMTPRRKRTSFFSPDFLARNKDFEPFDVLASYVDGKGYLPGEELLVLYLKTYLPTLFIQEDKVGMAHSIEARTPLCDNEMVELALRIPLHIKLRNNTLKALTKQSMKTELPEVLFKLPKRGFPTPFTRWYRKEPLHTFMKDLLFDKKTIQRTIVRTDFVKNLFMKNQQSGMDTLYDYARANQLYSISIVELWFRTFIDSRIPQPVL; encoded by the coding sequence ATGTGTGGTATATGCGGATATGCCGGTATCTGTCAGGATGAGAAAAAAATCGAAGAGATGGCGGGATACCTCGATCACCGCGGTCCCGATGATGAGGGTTATTATCAGGATAAACTTATTTCTTTCGCCCATAAAAGACTCTCCATTATCGACCTTGCCGGCGGGCATCAACCAATGTTTTCACGCGATAAACGGTATGTCATAATTTATAACGGTGAAATCTACAATTATCGGGAGTTACGGCAGCGCCTTGAAAAAAAGGGGCATGTCTTTGTTACGCAGTCAGACACCGAAGTGCTCCTTGTATGGGTGATTGAAAACGGTGTCGAGGGATTGACCGAATTGAACGGCATGTTTGCTTTTGCCCTGTGGGATTCACGGGAAAAAACCCTTCTTCTCGCGAGAGACCGTCTGGGAATAAAACCCCTCTATTATTATACGAAAGACGGTGTATTGATTTTTGCGTCGGAAATTAAAGCCATTCTGCCCGCGGTATCACAAAGAGAAGCCAACATGAGAGCAGTTTATGAATTCCTGACTTTTCAAAATATACTTGGTGAGCAGACTTTTTTTAAAAATATCTGGAAACTCTTGCCGGGAACATGGCTTTCCTGGAATCCTCATGGAATAAAAACAGGTATCTATTGGGATGTATCCTTTACGAGAGATAATGCTCGATCTTTTGAGGAGTGCCTCGAAGAATACGGCGAAACACTCAGGCAATCCGTCAAACGTCATATGATAGCCGATGTTCCGGTGGGAGCATACCTGAGCGGCGGTTTTGATTCTTCCGCTGTGGCAACACTTGCATCCAGATACCTTGACAGGCCGCTTCATACCTTTACAGGCGCTTTCAACGACAGCAGCTACTACGATGAAAGAGTCGGCTCAAGGGCTGTTGCAAAGAGTATATCGGCTGTTCCTCATGAAGTTGAAATCAAGGCAGAGGATTATCTGGCCAATATAGGTAAGGTTATTTATCATCTGGACGAACCCACCCTGGGAACAGGGGCGTTTCCTCAATATATGGTGTCAAAACTGGTATCACAGTCGGTCAAGGTTGTTTTAACGGGTCATGGGGGCGATGAATTGTTTGCCGGATACCAGGTCAACAAAGTAGCCTTGATCAAGGAAACGTTTAAAAAAAATCCTTTAAAACTCCTGCGGGTTTTATCAGGTATCAGGAAGGATGAATGGACGAGGGTACTGTATTTTTTGTTTTTCCCGTTATTGTATTCGGAAATCGGACATGGTTTGTTCATCATGACTCCGCGGAGAAAACGCACCTCTTTTTTCTCCCCGGATTTTCTTGCCCGTAATAAAGATTTCGAACCTTTTGATGTTCTTGCCTCATATGTGGACGGCAAAGGGTACCTGCCCGGTGAAGAGTTATTGGTATTATATCTGAAAACCTATCTGCCGACACTCTTCATCCAGGAGGATAAGGTCGGGATGGCTCATTCAATTGAAGCAAGAACGCCGTTGTGCGATAACGAGATGGTAGAACTTGCACTCAGGATTCCCCTTCATATAAAACTCAGAAACAACACCCTGAAAGCCCTGACAAAACAGAGTATGAAAACAGAGCTGCCGGAAGTTCTTTTCAAACTTCCCAAGCGCGGTTTCCCGACACCTTTTACGCGATGGTACAGGAAAGAACCGCTCCATACATTCATGAAAGACCTTCTCTTTGACAAAAAAACCATTCAGCGCACTATCGTCAGAACCGATTTTGTCAAAAACCTGTTCATGAAAAACCAGCAGTCCGGAATGGACACACTCTACGATTATGCCAGGGCAAATCAGCTCTATTCTATAAGTATTGTCGAGCTCTGGTTTCGGACCTTTATTGACAGCCGGATTCCTCAACCCGTTTTATAA